A single window of Rhodamnia argentea isolate NSW1041297 chromosome 5, ASM2092103v1, whole genome shotgun sequence DNA harbors:
- the LOC115746643 gene encoding 2-oxoglutarate-dependent dioxygenase 19-like isoform X1, whose product MATVCPVAPLHHGDNTSRLKITSVKTLAESSNLTSIPSGYTFSASTSDDQAVHSGHDDSIPVIDFSLFSSSNPDRRSKVVSDLAKACRDWGFFMVINHGVPESQMKAMFDMLTGFFDLTEEEKREFEGKHVLDPIRCGTSFNASVDKVFFWRDFLKVRVHPKFHSPTKPEGFSDVSAEYSGAVRKLVRGLLKGISESLGLEPGYIDEEMNMESSLQILTANLYPPCPQPELAMGMPPHSDHGLLTILMQNGIGGLQVHHGGKWVKIDPIPNAFLVNTGDHLEIMSNGKYKSVLHRAVVNNKATRISISVSNGPSADTVVIPAEQLVDGKNNRAMYIGMKYKDYLELQQSSVLDGKSGLDRVKK is encoded by the exons ATGGCTACTGTCTGTCCAGTTGCTCCGCTCCATCATGGAGATAATACTTCTCGGCTCAAGATAACAAGTGTTAAGACTCTAGCTGAATCTTCCAACCTCACTTCCATTCCCTCCGGCTACACCTTCTCTGCCTCCACTTCCGATGATCAAGCCGTTCACTCCGGCCATGATGACTCCATCCCCGTCATCGACTTCTCCCTTTTCTCCTCGAGTAATCCCGATCGGCGGTCTAAAGTCGTCTCGGATCTTGCAAAGGCTTGTCGAGACTGGGGCTTCTTCATG GTGATCAACCATGGAGTCCCCGAGAGCCAAATGAAGGCGATGTTCGACATGCTGACAGGTTTCTTCGATCTgacagaggaggagaagagggagTTCGAAGGGAAGCACGTGTTGGACCCCATAAGATGCGGGACGAGCTTCAATGCTTCGGTCGACAAAGTGTTTTTCTGGAGAGATTTTCTGAAGGTGAGGGTGCATCCAAAGTTTCACAGCCCTACCAAACCAGAAGGCTTCAg TGATGTTTCAGCAGAATACTCTGGGGCGGTCCGGAAATTAGTTAGGGGACTGCTCAAGGGTATATCCGAAAGCCTAGGACTCGAACCGGGCTATATCGACGAGGAAATGAACATGGAATCGAGCCTACAGATACTAACGGCGAATCTGTATCCGCCATGCCCGCAGCCAGAACTCGCTATGGGCATGCCACCACACTCAGACCATGGCCTGTTGACCATCCTCATGCAGAATGGAATTGGCGGCCTCCAAGTGCACCACGGCGGGAAGTGGGTCAAAATCGATCCCATTCCGAACGCCTTTCTGGTCAACACCGGTGATCACCTAGAG ATTATGAGCAATGGGAAATACAAGAGTGTTCTGCATCGAGCTGTCGTGAACAACAAGGCTACAAGGATATCGATCTCTGTGTCTAATGGACCATCGGCCGACACTGTTGTCATCCCAGCGGAGCAGCTAGTGGATGGCAAGAACAACCGAGCCATGTACATCGGGATGAAGTACAAGGACTACCTGGAACTTCAACAGAGCAGCGTCCTCGATGGGAAATCGGGCCTGGATAGGGTAAAGAAATGA
- the LOC115746643 gene encoding 2-oxoglutarate-dependent dioxygenase 19-like isoform X3: MATVCEVAPHHQEANFSQLKTASVKALAESSNLTSIPSRYAFTCASGDPAVHPDHDDSIPVIDFSLLSSSNPDRRSRVVSDLAKACRDWGFFMVINHGVPESQMKAMFDMLTGFFDLTEEEKREFEGKHVLDPIRCGTSFNASVDKVFFWRDFLKVRVHPKFHSPTKPEGFSDVSAEYSGAVRKLVRGLLKGISESLGLEPGYIDEEMNMESSLQILTANLYPPCPQPELAMGMPPHSDHGLLTILMQNGIGGLQVHHGGKWVKIDPIPNAFLVNTGDHLEIMSNGKYKSVLHRAVVNNKATRISISVSNGPSADTVVIPAEQLVDGKNNRAMYIGMKYKDYLELQQSSVLDGKSGLDRVKK, encoded by the exons ATGGCTACCGTCTGTGAAGTCGCTCCGCACCATCAAGAAGCTAATTTTTCTCAGCTCAAAACAGCAAGTGTCAAGGCTCTAGCTGAATCTTCCAACCTCACTTCCATCCCGTCCCGCTACGCCTTCACCTGCGCTTCCGGTGATCCTGCCGTTCATCCCGACCATGATGACTCCATCCCCGTCATcgacttctctctcctctcctcgaGTAATCCCGATCGACGGTCTAGAGTTGTCTCGGATCTTGCCAAGGCTTGTCGAGACTGGGGCTTCTTCATG GTGATCAACCATGGAGTCCCCGAGAGCCAAATGAAGGCGATGTTCGACATGCTGACAGGTTTCTTCGATCTgacagaggaggagaagagggagTTCGAAGGGAAGCACGTGTTGGACCCCATAAGATGCGGGACGAGCTTCAATGCTTCGGTCGACAAAGTGTTTTTCTGGAGAGATTTTCTGAAGGTGAGGGTGCATCCAAAGTTTCACAGCCCTACCAAACCAGAAGGCTTCAg TGATGTTTCAGCAGAATACTCTGGGGCGGTCCGGAAATTAGTTAGGGGACTGCTCAAGGGTATATCCGAAAGCCTAGGACTCGAACCGGGCTATATCGACGAGGAAATGAACATGGAATCGAGCCTACAGATACTAACGGCGAATCTGTATCCGCCATGCCCGCAGCCAGAACTCGCTATGGGCATGCCACCACACTCAGACCATGGCCTGTTGACCATCCTCATGCAGAATGGAATTGGCGGCCTCCAAGTGCACCACGGCGGGAAGTGGGTCAAAATCGATCCCATTCCGAACGCCTTTCTGGTCAACACCGGTGATCACCTAGAG ATTATGAGCAATGGGAAATACAAGAGTGTTCTGCATCGAGCTGTCGTGAACAACAAGGCTACAAGGATATCGATCTCTGTGTCTAATGGACCATCGGCCGACACTGTTGTCATCCCAGCGGAGCAGCTAGTGGATGGCAAGAACAACCGAGCCATGTACATCGGGATGAAGTACAAGGACTACCTGGAACTTCAACAGAGCAGCGTCCTCGATGGGAAATCGGGCCTGGATAGGGTAAAGAAATGA
- the LOC115746643 gene encoding 2-oxoglutarate-dependent dioxygenase 19-like isoform X2, producing the protein MATVCPVAPLHHGDNTSRLKITSVKTLAESSNLTSIPSGYTFSASTSDDQAVHSGHDDSIPVIDFSLFSSSNPDRRSKVVSDLAKACRDWGFFMVINHGMPESQMKATVDAFTRFFDLTEEDKREFQGKHVLDPIRCGTSFNPSVDKVLFWRDFLKVKVHPEFHCPTKPEGLREVLAEYSGVVRRLARELLSGISESLGLEPGYIHEAMDMDSSLQILTANLYPPCPQPELALGMPPHSDHGLLTILMQNGIGGLQVRHGGKWVNVDPIPKAFLVNTGDHLEIMTNGKYKSVLHRAVVNNKATRMSMPQSIGPSPNTVVTPVEQLVDGENNGAMYIAMKYKDYLELQQSNALDGKSCLDWVKI; encoded by the exons ATGGCTACTGTCTGTCCAGTTGCTCCGCTCCATCATGGAGATAATACTTCTCGGCTCAAGATAACAAGTGTTAAGACTCTAGCTGAATCTTCCAACCTCACTTCCATTCCCTCCGGCTACACCTTCTCTGCCTCCACTTCCGATGATCAAGCCGTTCACTCCGGCCATGATGACTCCATCCCCGTCATCGACTTCTCCCTTTTCTCCTCGAGTAATCCCGATCGGCGGTCTAAAGTCGTCTCGGATCTTGCAAAGGCTTGTCGAGACTGGGGCTTCTTCATG GTGATCAACCATGGCATGCCCGAGAGCCAAATGAAGGCGACGGTCGATGCGTTCACCCGATTTTTCGATCTGACGGAGGAGGATAAGAGGGAGTTCCAAGGGAAGCACGTGCTGGACCCCATACGATGCGGGACGAGCTTCAATCCCTCGGTCGACAAGGTGCTGTTCTGGAGAGATTTTCTGAAGGTGAAGGTGCATCCGGAGTTTCACTGCCCTACCAAACCAGAAGGCTTGAG GGAAGTTTTAGCAGAGTACTCTGGCGTGGTCCGGAGATTGGCTAGGGAACTGCTCAGTGGTATATCGGAGAGCCTAGGACTCGAGCCGGGCTATATCCACGAGGCAATGGACATGGATTCGAGCCTACAGATATTAACTGCGAATCTGTATCCGCCATGCCCACAGCCAGAACTCGCACTTGGCATGCCCCCACACTCAGACCATGGCCTGTTGACCATCCTCATGCAGAATGGAATTGGAGGCCTCCAAGTGCGCCATGGCGGGAAGTGGGTCAATGTCGATCCAATTCCGAAAGCCTTTTTGGTCAACACCGGTGATCACCTCGAG ATTATGACCAACGGGAAATACAAGAGTGTTCTGCATCGAGCTGTGGTGAACAACAAGGCTACGAGGATGTCGATGCCTCAATCTATCGGACCTTCGCCCAACACTGTCGTCACGCCGGTGGAGCAGCTGGTGGATGGTGAAAACAACGGAGCCATGTATATCGCGATGAAGTACAAGGACTACCTGGAACTTCAACAGAGCAACGCACTCGATGGGAAGTCGTGCCTGGATTGGGTGAAGATATAA
- the LOC115746644 gene encoding prefoldin subunit 1, with product MADEANRAAFMEIQGRMIETTGKLKQVQNQIRNKETEKKRAYLTLEELGQLPDSTNTYKAVGRTFLLEPKSVLVNEQQQKLKDSETAIASLQTSKEYLEKQMADVENNLRELLQQDPGLAQQIMSMSVM from the exons ATGGCTGACGAAGCAAACAGAGCG gCCTTTATGGAGATTCAAGGGCGCATGATTGAGACTACTGGAAAATTGAAGCAG GTGCAAAACCAGATTCGAAATAAGGAAACGGAAAAGAAGCGTGCTTATTTAACCTTGGAGGAGCTGGGACAGCTACCTGACAGTACCAACACATACAAGGCTGTAG GGAGAAC GTTTCTTTTAGAGCCCAAGTCAGTTTTAGTGAATGAACAGCAACAAAAGCTTAAAGATAGTGAGACTGCTATAGCTTCATTACAG ACTTCAAAGGAGTACCTAGAGAAGCAGATGGCCGATGTGGAGAACAACTTGAGGGAGCTCCTTCAACAAGATCCGGGTCTCGCTCAACAAATCATGTCTATGTCCGTAATGTAG